Sequence from the Fibrobacter sp. UWH6 genome:
GGGAGTGTCCGCTGGAGTATTTGCTTGGAATCCCAGCTGGAGTGTTCGCTGGAATCTCTGCTGGGGAGTCCCTGCTGAATGTTCGCTGGAATCATCGGGGGAGTGTCCGCTGGAGTCTTTGCTTGGAATCCCTGCTGGGAGTGTCCGCTGGAATCATCGGGGGAGTGTCCGCTGGAGTATTTGCTTGGAATCCCAGCTGGAGTGTTCGCTGGAATCTCTGCTGGGGAGTCCCTGCTGAATGTTCGCTGGAATCATCGGGGGAATGTTCGCTGGAGTCTTTGCTTGGAATCCCTGCTGGAGTGTCTGCTGGGGAATCTCTGCTGAATGTCTGCTGGAGTGTCCGCTGGAATCTCTGCTGGAGTCCCTGCTGGAATCATCGGGGGAGTGTTTGCTGGGAGTGTCCGCTGGAATGTCTGCTGGAGTCTTTGCTTGGAATCCCAGCTGGAGTGTCCGCTGGAATCTCTGCTGGAGTCCCTGCTGGAATCATCGGGGGAGTGTTTGCTGGGAGTGTCCGCTGGAATCCCAGCTGGAGTGTTTGCTGGGAGTGTTTGCTGGAGTGTCTGCTGGGAGTGTCCGCTGGGAGTGTCCGCTGGTTTATTTTAAAGACTAAAAAAAGCCTACCCCTTGCGGAGTAGGCTTAAAATAAGGTGTTTATTACTAGCGAGAGTAGTATTCCACAACGAGCTGTTCTTCAAGCTGAACGGGGATCTGGTCGCGGAGCGGGAGCTTCACGAGAGAGCCGGACATCTTGTTAGCATCGACAGTCAGATATTCGGGAACAGCTGCGCCAGCGGCGAGTGCTTCCTTGATCTGTGCATGTTCCTTAGACTGTTCGCGAACTGCAATCACGTCGCCGGCCTTGAGCTGACGAGAGGGAGAGAAGCTGCGGACGCCGTTCACGGTGAAGTGACCGTGAGCAACATACTGACGAGCAGCGAAGATGGTGCGAGCGAAGCCCATGCGGAGCACTGCTGCGTCCAGACGGGTTTCGAGCAAGATCATCAGGTTGTCGCCAGCAGAACCTGCGCGACGGTTTGCTTCGGCGTAAGCCTTAGCGAGCTGTGCTTCGGAAATGTTGTAGGTGAAACGGAGACGCTGCTTTTCGACGAGCTGCTGCTTGTAAACAGAAGAGGACTTCTTGCGGTT
This genomic interval carries:
- the rpsD gene encoding 30S ribosomal protein S4 — protein: MSSFRGPKGKVARSLDLAVSQKTQKALDRRHFAPGQHGQNRKKSSSVYKQQLVEKQRLRFTYNISEAQLAKAYAEANRRAGSAGDNLMILLETRLDAAVLRMGFARTIFAARQYVAHGHFTVNGVRSFSPSRQLKAGDVIAVREQSKEHAQIKEALAAGAAVPEYLTVDANKMSGSLVKLPLRDQIPVQLEEQLVVEYYSR